The following proteins come from a genomic window of Phycodurus eques isolate BA_2022a chromosome 9, UOR_Pequ_1.1, whole genome shotgun sequence:
- the xkrx gene encoding XK-related protein 2 isoform X1, giving the protein MEEQEREISYAEPSASDSGVVVVVVNPSRARPPLGVLLATLLYCAELLNAAALCASYGRTDDRHWLAFTVAFMLVPAALIQLTLIFIHRDVGRDRPLVLLLHLLLLGPVIRCFDALVVYFRVGRKEEPYVTITRKIYLKRGEGTRTECEVSRSERMLATHRNAFKRTTVIQAFLGSTPQLTLQLYATIQEKYILPIRLTLMIITQISVIYGALVCSVLAVQIRYDDYKVRFRPAAYLCMILWRGLEITTRITALVLMSTALTHWVIPVGVANLLFFFFLPWAEFWAKKGTLTEDVEKNFSKLGTAVVLCLFTLLYACINVFCWSAVQLDLGHAGLIDRKQRWGRLAAYYGARFVENLLLITLWYFFKSDFYEYVCAPLLAVQLLVCYGLAVLFMLLFYQFFHPCRSLFRHNIHDCLRCVCRRRRADAGRARRAPSSYSAAATMVLMPDEPREPPDPRDLDSDGDRQETAILDDVTEYP; this is encoded by the exons ATGGAGGAGCAGGAGAGGGAGATTTCGTACGCGGAGCCCTCGGCGTCGGACAgcggggtggtggtggtggtggtgaatcCGAGCCGCGCGCGCCCCCCGCTGGGCGTGCTGCTCGCCACGCTGCTCTACTGCGCCGAGCTGCTCAACGCCGCCGCGCTGTGCGCCAGCTACGGCCGCACGGACGACCGGCACTGGCTGGCCTTCACCGTCGCCTTCATGCTGGTGCCGGCCGCGCTCATCCAGCTCACCCTCATCTTCATCCACAGGGACGTGGGCCGAGACCGGCCGCTCGTCCTCCTGCTGCACCTGCTGCTCCTGGGGCCCGTCATCAG GTGTTTCGATGCCCTGGTGGTGTACTTCCGAGTCGGCAGGAAGGAGGAGCCTTACGTGACCATCACCAGGAAGATCTACCTGAAGCGGGGCGAGGGCACGCGCACCGAGTGCGAAGTCAGCCGCTCGGAGCGCATGCTGGCCACGCACAGGAACGCCTTCAAGCGCACCACCGTCATCCAGGCCTTCTTGGGCTCCACGCCGCAGCTCACGCTCCAGCTGTACGCCACCATCCAGGAGAAGTACATCCTCCCCATCCGAT TGACCCTGATGATCATCACGCAGATCTCCGTCATCTACGGCGCCCTGGTGTGCAGCGTGCTGGCCGTCCAGATCCGCTACGACGACTACAAGGTGCGCTTCCGGCCGGCCGCCTACCTGTGCATGATCCTGTGGCGCGGCCTGGAGATCACCACGCGCATCACCGCCCTGGTGCTCATGAGCACGGCGCTCACCCACTGGGTGATCCCGGTGGGCGTGGCCAacctgctcttcttcttcttcctgccGTGGGCCGAGTTCTGGGCCAAGAAGGGCACGCTGACCGAGGACGTGGAGAAGAACTTCTCCAAGCTGGGCACGGCGGTGGTGCTGTGCCTGTTCACGTTGCTCTACGCGTGCATCAACGTCTTCTGCTGGTCGGCCGTGCAGCTGGACCTGGGCCACGCCGGGCTCATCGACCGCAAGCAGCGCTGGGGCCGGCTGGCCGCGTACTACGGCGCCCGCTTCGTGGAGAACCTGCTCCTCATCACGCTGTGGTACTTCTTCAAGTCGGACTTCTACGAGTACGTGTGCGCGCCGCTGCTGGCCGTGCAGCTGCTGGTCTGCTACGGCCTGGCCGTGCTCTTCATGCTGCTCTTCTACCAGTTCTTCCACCCGTGCCGCAGCCTCTTCCGCCACAACATCCACGACTGCCTGCGTTGCGTCTGCCGGCGCCGGCGGGCTGACGCGGGCCGGGCGAGGAGGGCGCCGTCGTCCTACTCCGCCGCCGCCACAATGGTGCTGATGCCCGACGAGCCTCGGGAGCCGCCCGACCCGCGCGACCTCGACAGCGACGGGGATCGGCAGGAGACGGCCATCCTGGACGACGTCACGGAATATCCCTGA
- the xkrx gene encoding XK-related protein 2 isoform X2 codes for MEEQEREISYAEPSASDSGVVVVVVNPSRARPPLGVLLATLLYCAELLNAAALCASYGRTDDRHWLAFTVAFMLVPAALIQLTLIFIHRDVGRDRPLVLLLHLLLLGPVIRCFDALVVYFRVGRKEEPYVTITRKIYLKRGEGTRTECEVSRSERMLATHRNAFKRTTVIQAFLGSTPQLTLQLYATIQEKYILPIRLTLMIITQISVIYGALVCSVLAVQIRYDDYKVRFRPAAYLCMILWRGLEITTRITALVLMSTALTHWVIPVGVANLLFFFFLPWAEFWAKKGTLTEDVEKNFSKLGTAVVLCLFTLLYACINVFCWSAVQLDLGHAGLIDRKQRWGRLAAYYGARFVENLLLITLWYFFKSDFYDLFRHNIHDCLRCVCRRRRADAGRARRAPSSYSAAATMVLMPDEPREPPDPRDLDSDGDRQETAILDDVTEYP; via the exons ATGGAGGAGCAGGAGAGGGAGATTTCGTACGCGGAGCCCTCGGCGTCGGACAgcggggtggtggtggtggtggtgaatcCGAGCCGCGCGCGCCCCCCGCTGGGCGTGCTGCTCGCCACGCTGCTCTACTGCGCCGAGCTGCTCAACGCCGCCGCGCTGTGCGCCAGCTACGGCCGCACGGACGACCGGCACTGGCTGGCCTTCACCGTCGCCTTCATGCTGGTGCCGGCCGCGCTCATCCAGCTCACCCTCATCTTCATCCACAGGGACGTGGGCCGAGACCGGCCGCTCGTCCTCCTGCTGCACCTGCTGCTCCTGGGGCCCGTCATCAG GTGTTTCGATGCCCTGGTGGTGTACTTCCGAGTCGGCAGGAAGGAGGAGCCTTACGTGACCATCACCAGGAAGATCTACCTGAAGCGGGGCGAGGGCACGCGCACCGAGTGCGAAGTCAGCCGCTCGGAGCGCATGCTGGCCACGCACAGGAACGCCTTCAAGCGCACCACCGTCATCCAGGCCTTCTTGGGCTCCACGCCGCAGCTCACGCTCCAGCTGTACGCCACCATCCAGGAGAAGTACATCCTCCCCATCCGAT TGACCCTGATGATCATCACGCAGATCTCCGTCATCTACGGCGCCCTGGTGTGCAGCGTGCTGGCCGTCCAGATCCGCTACGACGACTACAAGGTGCGCTTCCGGCCGGCCGCCTACCTGTGCATGATCCTGTGGCGCGGCCTGGAGATCACCACGCGCATCACCGCCCTGGTGCTCATGAGCACGGCGCTCACCCACTGGGTGATCCCGGTGGGCGTGGCCAacctgctcttcttcttcttcctgccGTGGGCCGAGTTCTGGGCCAAGAAGGGCACGCTGACCGAGGACGTGGAGAAGAACTTCTCCAAGCTGGGCACGGCGGTGGTGCTGTGCCTGTTCACGTTGCTCTACGCGTGCATCAACGTCTTCTGCTGGTCGGCCGTGCAGCTGGACCTGGGCCACGCCGGGCTCATCGACCGCAAGCAGCGCTGGGGCCGGCTGGCCGCGTACTACGGCGCCCGCTTCGTGGAGAACCTGCTCCTCATCACGCTGTGGTACTTCTTCAAGTCGGACTTCTACGA CCTCTTCCGCCACAACATCCACGACTGCCTGCGTTGCGTCTGCCGGCGCCGGCGGGCTGACGCGGGCCGGGCGAGGAGGGCGCCGTCGTCCTACTCCGCCGCCGCCACAATGGTGCTGATGCCCGACGAGCCTCGGGAGCCGCCCGACCCGCGCGACCTCGACAGCGACGGGGATCGGCAGGAGACGGCCATCCTGGACGACGTCACGGAATATCCCTGA